Proteins encoded by one window of Acidipropionibacterium virtanenii:
- a CDS encoding UvrD-helicase domain-containing protein yields MSRDELTNLAAEVVAEAPCSLEMPAGTGKTELLSACVDTVATQGGRSLVLTHTNAGVDAIRKRLRRFGVPPSMVRVETITSWAFTLSRAYPGIAEIMVPEVPNWNDSRTYVEAAAMVAASSVVHGVHAASFECLFVDEYQDCTIDQHNFILEISKAICRTVILGDRLQAIFGFERDRPIVDWDTDVVPNYPPKGVIFAPHRWRDHNLLYGQWLLDIRPELVDGGTFDFTRYSIPGLSWRGCDPKNPARIVSSAAYELSRAGGSVVLLDKWPHDVAKHAMYLRGSYSVMEDVGGRFMIDQLNTLPAENDTSLATWLVQAAKNCFVGLSGLDRTVQRRLESGRTVSDLKRAGIEPVLAALDNLVKLPVYAQLLTSAREIRATPGLALYRQEAWDDMFRAVARSIEDRTSVQEALAVVRDRLRRAGRSDRLRIASRTLLVKGLEFDHVIIANVQNFTDPRQLYVALSRARSSVTVIGSSPRLQLSYK; encoded by the coding sequence ATGAGCAGAGATGAGCTGACCAACCTCGCTGCTGAAGTAGTTGCTGAAGCGCCGTGCTCGCTGGAGATGCCCGCTGGCACCGGGAAGACCGAGCTCTTGTCTGCGTGCGTGGACACCGTGGCAACTCAGGGTGGCAGGTCGCTCGTTCTCACCCACACCAACGCTGGCGTGGATGCTATCCGCAAGCGCCTAAGACGCTTCGGTGTCCCACCGAGTATGGTGCGAGTCGAGACGATCACAAGCTGGGCCTTCACACTCTCACGGGCATACCCCGGGATCGCGGAGATCATGGTCCCGGAAGTTCCGAACTGGAATGACTCTCGTACTTATGTCGAAGCTGCTGCCATGGTTGCGGCCAGCTCGGTGGTTCACGGTGTCCATGCGGCAAGCTTTGAATGCCTATTCGTCGATGAGTACCAAGACTGCACAATTGATCAACATAACTTTATACTGGAGATCTCCAAGGCAATATGCCGAACGGTCATTTTGGGAGACCGGTTACAAGCGATTTTCGGATTCGAACGGGACCGGCCAATAGTGGACTGGGATACCGATGTCGTTCCAAATTACCCACCGAAGGGTGTGATATTTGCTCCGCATCGCTGGAGAGATCACAACCTCCTCTATGGGCAATGGCTGCTTGATATTCGTCCCGAATTGGTCGACGGGGGAACATTTGATTTCACGCGCTACTCGATCCCTGGTCTTTCCTGGAGAGGATGTGACCCCAAGAATCCCGCGAGAATCGTCAGTTCCGCAGCGTATGAACTGTCGAGGGCTGGGGGGTCGGTAGTTCTACTCGACAAGTGGCCACACGATGTTGCCAAGCATGCCATGTATCTTCGGGGCTCTTACTCGGTCATGGAAGATGTGGGCGGCCGTTTCATGATCGACCAACTCAATACGCTCCCTGCTGAAAACGATACGTCGCTTGCGACGTGGCTCGTTCAAGCAGCAAAGAATTGTTTTGTCGGGCTTAGTGGGCTTGACAGAACTGTTCAGCGACGTCTTGAAAGTGGTCGGACAGTTTCGGACCTCAAACGCGCGGGTATAGAGCCAGTGCTTGCGGCGCTAGACAATCTTGTGAAACTGCCCGTCTACGCGCAGCTGCTGACATCCGCTAGGGAGATTCGCGCTACGCCGGGGCTGGCACTCTATCGGCAGGAGGCGTGGGACGACATGTTTCGCGCAGTTGCCAGGAGCATCGAAGACCGTACATCTGTGCAAGAAGCTCTCGCAGTCGTCCGCGACCGCCTACGTCGGGCCGGGAGGAGTGACCGCCTGCGTATAGCTTCGCGGACTCTGCTGGTGAAAGGGTTGGAGTTTGACCACGTGATCATCGCGAATGTCCAGAACTTTACCGATCCCCGTCAATTGTATGTGGCGTTAAGCCGTGCGAGATCTTCTGTAACTGTGATTGGTAGTAGCCCGCGCCTCCAGCTCAGCTACAAGTAG
- a CDS encoding ATP-dependent nuclease: protein MRIRRLKIENFRGIKRLDWTLPPDQRLITLIGPGDSGKSTILEAIHLLLGDRWSVSFSDVDFYHVDLSASIQIKAILTDVPTSLLKDNTFGFWQRGLDDGGGLRQEPEDGLEPCLVVRLTVDESLEPQWEVVRGDGETRSITSSQRRAFSTFRVDDRTDAQLRWSRTSALGRMSAKDGTEREALAEAERAARAALNGHKSSAMNDLAKAIQNHANEVGGSSFNAIHAGLDSSRSGMGANLALYEDTVPLMAYGLGSRRLVSLAVQQMAAGDRAIAVIDELENGLEPHRAVRLLSYLDSDPYSQVFVTTHSPVVVEQAPIESLSVVQSASGEVNITSLRGAGDVMNALRRAAPSSLLARKVIIGEGKTEHGVLISCFEAWDRQRSSVGLTTAAGEGLAIQDGNGGEKAVNRAEAMAPLGCSVLALIDNDVRTADPHVIKAEQAGATVVRWEHGLCIEAQVCSRLDADELQDFISLGIECRGAESTVIDDLRAVCQAEVSSLNVQDWLRTNDIDMAEARNIVATAASHGKRGWFKSVDSGRALGGWLLARCGSPSLKAIVSRLDQIRTFAYGESLATEAVWAGTVDEQR, encoded by the coding sequence ATGAGAATCCGTAGGCTCAAAATCGAGAATTTCCGCGGTATCAAGCGACTTGACTGGACTTTGCCCCCAGATCAACGTCTGATCACGTTGATTGGTCCTGGTGACAGCGGTAAATCAACGATCCTTGAAGCTATTCATCTTTTGCTCGGCGACCGGTGGAGCGTCTCCTTTTCAGATGTCGATTTCTATCACGTCGACCTATCGGCGTCTATTCAAATCAAGGCCATCTTGACGGACGTCCCTACATCGTTACTCAAAGACAACACGTTCGGCTTCTGGCAAAGAGGATTGGATGATGGTGGAGGTCTCAGACAGGAGCCTGAGGACGGTCTCGAGCCGTGCTTAGTTGTTCGTCTTACCGTCGATGAGTCGCTTGAGCCTCAGTGGGAGGTCGTGCGAGGCGACGGTGAGACGCGCAGTATTACATCGAGCCAACGGCGCGCCTTCTCTACCTTCCGAGTCGACGACAGAACCGACGCCCAGCTTCGATGGAGTCGCACATCTGCTCTTGGGCGAATGTCAGCCAAAGATGGTACTGAACGCGAAGCCCTAGCAGAAGCCGAGCGAGCTGCTCGTGCCGCACTGAATGGACACAAGAGCTCGGCCATGAACGACTTGGCCAAAGCCATTCAGAACCATGCCAATGAAGTTGGTGGCAGCAGCTTCAACGCGATCCATGCTGGTCTGGATTCCTCACGCTCCGGCATGGGTGCCAACCTTGCACTATACGAGGACACAGTACCGCTGATGGCTTACGGTCTTGGAAGTCGCCGTCTCGTGAGTCTTGCCGTCCAGCAGATGGCAGCTGGCGATCGGGCTATTGCAGTCATCGATGAGCTTGAGAACGGACTCGAACCTCATCGGGCTGTCCGCTTGCTTAGCTACCTAGACAGCGACCCATACTCTCAGGTGTTTGTGACCACACACTCTCCGGTTGTCGTTGAACAGGCGCCAATCGAGAGTCTGTCGGTTGTCCAGTCTGCTAGCGGCGAGGTCAATATCACGTCACTTAGGGGTGCGGGCGACGTAATGAATGCACTGCGGCGAGCCGCTCCTTCGTCATTGTTGGCTCGTAAGGTAATTATCGGAGAAGGAAAGACGGAGCATGGTGTCTTGATCTCTTGCTTCGAGGCTTGGGACCGGCAGCGAAGTTCGGTAGGGCTCACCACAGCGGCTGGGGAAGGCCTCGCAATTCAGGATGGCAATGGTGGCGAAAAGGCAGTGAACCGGGCTGAGGCGATGGCCCCGCTCGGTTGCTCCGTTTTAGCTCTGATTGACAACGACGTTCGCACAGCAGACCCGCACGTGATCAAAGCTGAGCAAGCAGGCGCAACAGTCGTTCGCTGGGAGCATGGCCTTTGTATCGAGGCCCAGGTCTGCTCCCGGCTTGACGCCGACGAACTTCAGGACTTTATCTCATTGGGTATTGAATGCCGCGGCGCAGAGAGCACTGTAATTGATGACCTCAGGGCCGTTTGTCAAGCTGAGGTGTCAAGTCTGAACGTGCAGGATTGGCTTCGCACCAACGATATCGATATGGCTGAAGCACGCAACATCGTCGCGACTGCGGCGTCTCACGGTAAGCGCGGATGGTTCAAGAGTGTTGACAGTGGTCGTGCACTTGGCGGGTGGCTGTTAGCACGGTGCGGTTCCCCGAGCCTCAAAGCGATAGTCTCCAGACTCGACCAGATCCGTACATTCGCCTACGGGGAGTCTTTAGCCACAGAGGCCGTGTGGGCAGGAACCGTTGATGAGCAGAGATGA
- a CDS encoding DEAD/DEAH box helicase, translating to MTRRLNISFDSDMLEAISSEFDLRAPNKEALRKLVFTLDGDYDPAVMQVLNLATGVGKTYLMAAFVEYLRRQGVGNVMIVTPGKTVQHKTVQNFTHGSSRYIAGSPVPPEVVTPQDYSQWVVRQNGPARLAFGREVPVLAFIFNIQQLIAPKSEEGDTHGATQDAMRRKPRRFDENAGVLFDYLKGLDDLVVIADESHLYGSSAVAFNAALRELEPAAAVGLTASVDKNTDHVIFEYPLYLAIRDRYVKAPVLAFRKGGYGTDQNSEEQQLRDAVQLRALKQTYYDTYAEAERRRHVNAVMFVVCSDVDHATQVADLLRTPEYFGNDKAVLQVDSKHEDDLTQRRLEELDQPHSPVLAVVSVNKLKEGWDVKNIAVVVTLRAMASEVLTQQTMGRGLRLPFGRYTGVGQIDQLDIIAHQSFTELLAAENVLAQFGLEDAVNQPDKATVEDAIRRAAEHSERTGTASATTGGDTAGLGVGQTSTPEGSGSGVVPVATPVEGTTSGGPGVGVRAIDETDTTEDQAWEPVFIERNKRFADVSYLFPVTSMTVQQPPIDLSEIGDTEVEQAARKVTSTGDVLLRKEVIAALGKKLRAEDRESAEVDSVHINDAHAKDALVKLVINMPLVPKQAGTARYVESFLVPRFMQNVTFTGWTVKSLVSARTQLQQLVHTYAVETLRAIRQVPSIHPKPMPGDGYTLALGDRVHDQIESRAEFVRGRVYGGWFKSLFAEESFDSYTGEYQLARLLNTSPHIVWWHRLHPQDGAYVYYTAKDRYLPDFVALDTDGVHWIIEGKDERGRDDARVQAKRQAAESLVRRLVAEDAYAGEKWGYLVAYEQDTARADSWDDLKALAQPVNNAL from the coding sequence ATGACCCGGAGACTGAACATCAGTTTCGACTCGGACATGCTGGAGGCGATCAGTTCCGAGTTCGACCTGCGGGCCCCGAACAAGGAAGCGCTGCGCAAGCTCGTGTTCACCCTGGACGGGGACTATGACCCGGCCGTGATGCAGGTGCTGAACCTGGCCACGGGTGTGGGCAAGACCTATTTGATGGCGGCGTTCGTGGAGTACCTGCGCCGTCAGGGCGTGGGCAACGTGATGATCGTGACCCCGGGCAAAACAGTCCAGCACAAGACCGTGCAGAACTTCACGCACGGCTCTAGTCGCTACATTGCGGGTTCGCCGGTGCCGCCCGAAGTGGTGACCCCGCAGGACTACTCGCAGTGGGTCGTCCGCCAGAACGGGCCCGCCCGCCTGGCGTTCGGCCGCGAGGTGCCGGTCTTGGCGTTCATCTTCAACATCCAGCAGCTCATCGCCCCGAAGTCGGAGGAGGGCGACACGCACGGCGCCACGCAGGACGCGATGCGCCGCAAGCCGCGCCGGTTCGACGAGAACGCTGGGGTCCTGTTCGACTACCTCAAAGGCCTGGACGATCTGGTCGTGATCGCCGACGAGTCACACCTGTACGGCTCCAGCGCGGTGGCGTTCAACGCGGCTCTGCGGGAGCTTGAGCCCGCCGCCGCAGTGGGGCTGACGGCATCGGTGGACAAGAACACGGATCATGTGATCTTTGAGTACCCGCTGTACCTGGCGATCCGAGACAGGTATGTCAAGGCCCCGGTGCTGGCATTCCGCAAAGGCGGATACGGGACCGACCAGAACTCTGAGGAGCAGCAATTGCGCGATGCGGTGCAGCTGCGGGCCCTCAAGCAGACCTACTACGACACCTACGCCGAGGCGGAGCGCCGTCGTCACGTCAACGCCGTGATGTTCGTGGTGTGCTCCGACGTCGACCACGCCACCCAGGTCGCCGACTTGCTGCGGACGCCGGAGTACTTCGGCAACGATAAAGCCGTCTTGCAAGTCGATTCCAAGCACGAGGACGATCTCACGCAGCGCCGCCTTGAGGAACTCGACCAGCCTCACTCGCCCGTGCTGGCGGTGGTGAGCGTGAACAAGTTGAAGGAGGGCTGGGACGTCAAGAACATCGCCGTGGTGGTCACGCTGCGGGCGATGGCCTCCGAGGTGCTGACCCAGCAGACAATGGGCCGGGGCCTGCGCCTTCCGTTCGGGAGGTACACGGGTGTGGGGCAGATCGACCAGCTCGACATCATCGCCCACCAGTCCTTCACCGAGCTGCTCGCGGCGGAGAACGTGCTGGCCCAGTTCGGCCTGGAGGACGCGGTCAACCAGCCGGACAAGGCGACGGTTGAGGATGCGATCCGTCGGGCAGCAGAGCACTCCGAGCGGACAGGCACCGCGTCTGCGACCACTGGCGGTGACACGGCGGGGCTGGGCGTCGGCCAGACGTCCACACCGGAAGGTTCGGGTTCGGGTGTTGTTCCGGTCGCGACGCCGGTGGAGGGGACCACCAGCGGCGGGCCCGGAGTTGGTGTGCGCGCGATTGACGAAACGGACACGACCGAGGACCAGGCCTGGGAGCCGGTCTTCATCGAGCGCAACAAGCGGTTCGCGGACGTGTCGTATCTGTTCCCGGTGACCTCGATGACGGTGCAGCAGCCGCCGATCGACCTGTCGGAGATCGGGGACACCGAGGTGGAGCAGGCAGCCCGCAAGGTCACCTCGACCGGTGACGTCCTGTTGCGCAAGGAGGTTATCGCTGCGCTGGGCAAAAAGCTGCGTGCCGAGGACCGGGAGAGCGCGGAGGTCGACTCGGTCCACATCAACGATGCCCACGCCAAGGATGCACTGGTCAAGCTGGTCATCAACATGCCGCTCGTGCCCAAGCAGGCCGGGACAGCCCGGTACGTCGAGAGTTTCCTTGTGCCGCGGTTTATGCAGAACGTGACCTTTACTGGGTGGACCGTCAAGTCCTTGGTGTCCGCGCGAACCCAGCTCCAGCAGCTCGTCCACACCTACGCTGTCGAGACCCTGCGGGCGATCCGCCAGGTCCCCAGCATCCACCCGAAACCCATGCCCGGCGACGGCTACACCCTGGCCCTGGGAGACAGGGTGCACGACCAGATCGAATCCCGCGCTGAGTTCGTGCGGGGCCGAGTCTATGGCGGCTGGTTCAAATCCCTGTTCGCCGAAGAGTCCTTCGACTCCTACACCGGCGAATACCAGCTGGCCCGGTTGTTGAACACGTCGCCGCACATCGTGTGGTGGCACCGCCTGCACCCACAGGATGGGGCGTACGTGTACTACACCGCGAAGGACCGCTACTTACCCGACTTCGTCGCCCTCGACACCGACGGCGTGCACTGGATCATCGAAGGCAAAGACGAACGCGGCCGTGATGACGCTCGCGTCCAAGCCAAACGCCAGGCCGCCGAATCCCTCGTGCGCCGCCTGGTCGCCGAAGACGCCTACGCTGGCGAGAAATGGGGTTACCTCGTCGCCTACGAACAAGACACCGCCCGAGCCGACTCCTGGGACGACCTCAAAGCCCTCGCCCAACCCGTCAACAACGCGCTGTAG
- a CDS encoding site-specific DNA-methyltransferase yields MAQQRLQLTWFNKDKALIPTETGKYGYTWVDPSDPRYCETHALVMDDYVHGVQTPKSDEFAYSERADLAPQDDNLMILGESGDVLEALTRVPELAEKYVGKVKLIYIDPPFNTAQTFASYEDNLEHSIWLTMMRDRLLNMKRLLAADGSIWVHLDQVEVHRMRLLLDETFGADCFVTEVIWGKADTSRNDAKQFSVDQDYLCVYSKRPEWGVNRLLRTAAQDSIYKNPDGDRVPWIAKPGHAPGAATHQGMVYAIQSPFTGELLYPPKGGCWRLGQDAMLDGLNGWARYERRILDDAQERAFVCGVSAEDVRPDVSALVLSDDIHVARRHAERALESPWPSVFFINRGKRIQVKGYLPEGGTTPRTIWSFSDVGSNRNSKAEIKRLFPDSDAFSTPKPERLLERIIHIGSNPGDIVLDVFAGSGTTAAVAQKMGRRWVTCELLESTFTTFTRPRLEKVVNDEDPGGITRTKGERIPADDVDLPEGVSAEDAAIFTSVLNKLIADDPALKKSADVKTLKAAAKTRRTKDVVNWRGGGGFQVAHLSPACFDYDPDLDRVMLTAEATGETLVESVAANLGFRLLHPDDDYIFDAQRGNSLLKVIDGVATIEIVDSLVSHVTPGETIVLAATSVMDGVREHLRRSCRGSRVVALPDDVFHYTEDGETR; encoded by the coding sequence ATGGCGCAGCAGCGGCTCCAGCTCACGTGGTTCAATAAAGACAAGGCGCTCATCCCCACCGAGACCGGCAAGTACGGATACACGTGGGTCGACCCGTCTGATCCCCGCTACTGCGAGACCCACGCGCTGGTCATGGACGACTACGTCCACGGCGTCCAGACCCCGAAGAGCGACGAGTTCGCATACTCGGAGAGAGCCGACCTGGCACCGCAGGACGACAACCTCATGATCCTCGGCGAATCCGGGGACGTCCTGGAGGCCCTGACCCGCGTTCCCGAGTTGGCCGAGAAGTACGTGGGCAAGGTGAAGCTGATCTACATCGACCCGCCCTTCAACACCGCTCAGACCTTCGCTTCCTACGAGGACAACCTGGAGCACTCGATCTGGCTCACGATGATGCGCGACCGGCTCCTGAACATGAAGAGGCTGCTCGCCGCGGATGGTTCAATCTGGGTGCACCTAGACCAAGTAGAAGTCCATCGGATGAGGCTCCTGCTTGATGAAACATTTGGTGCTGACTGTTTTGTGACGGAAGTAATTTGGGGAAAAGCTGATACGAGTCGCAATGACGCAAAGCAATTTTCGGTGGACCAAGACTACCTTTGCGTATACTCCAAACGCCCTGAATGGGGAGTGAACCGGTTACTGCGAACAGCGGCGCAAGACAGTATCTACAAGAACCCAGATGGAGACAGGGTGCCTTGGATCGCGAAGCCGGGGCACGCCCCTGGAGCTGCGACGCATCAGGGCATGGTGTACGCCATCCAGTCCCCGTTCACGGGAGAGTTGCTATATCCGCCCAAAGGCGGCTGTTGGAGACTTGGCCAAGATGCGATGCTGGACGGCCTCAATGGATGGGCCAGATATGAACGAAGGATTCTTGACGACGCCCAAGAACGAGCATTCGTTTGCGGAGTCTCAGCGGAAGATGTTCGTCCAGACGTGTCAGCGCTTGTTCTCTCTGACGATATTCATGTAGCGAGGAGGCATGCTGAGCGGGCGCTCGAGTCCCCATGGCCGTCAGTTTTCTTTATCAACCGTGGGAAGCGAATCCAAGTCAAAGGCTATTTGCCTGAAGGGGGCACAACTCCCCGCACAATATGGAGCTTCTCAGATGTTGGTAGCAATCGAAACAGCAAAGCGGAGATAAAACGACTATTTCCAGACTCGGATGCATTTTCCACACCAAAGCCTGAACGGCTTCTGGAGCGGATCATTCACATCGGCTCGAATCCGGGTGACATCGTGTTGGACGTCTTTGCGGGTTCGGGGACGACGGCTGCTGTGGCGCAGAAGATGGGGCGCAGGTGGGTGACGTGTGAGCTGCTGGAATCGACGTTCACGACGTTCACCAGGCCGCGGCTGGAGAAGGTGGTCAATGATGAGGACCCCGGCGGGATCACACGGACGAAGGGCGAACGCATCCCGGCGGACGATGTGGATCTGCCCGAGGGCGTCTCGGCGGAGGACGCAGCCATATTCACGAGCGTGCTGAACAAGTTGATCGCCGACGATCCGGCCCTCAAGAAGAGCGCTGACGTGAAGACGTTGAAGGCTGCGGCGAAGACGCGGCGCACAAAGGACGTGGTGAACTGGCGTGGGGGCGGCGGCTTCCAGGTCGCCCACTTGTCGCCTGCCTGTTTCGACTACGACCCGGATCTGGACCGGGTGATGCTGACTGCGGAGGCGACCGGCGAGACGCTCGTGGAGTCAGTGGCCGCGAACCTAGGATTCCGGCTCCTGCATCCTGATGATGACTACATTTTCGACGCCCAGCGCGGCAACTCCCTGTTGAAGGTCATCGACGGGGTGGCGACCATCGAGATTGTCGACTCGCTGGTCAGCCACGTGACGCCCGGAGAGACGATCGTGCTGGCCGCGACGAGCGTCATGGATGGGGTCCGTGAGCACTTGCGCAGGTCGTGCAGGGGGTCGCGGGTGGTTGCCCTGCCTGATGACGTGTTCCACTACACAGAGGACGGTGAAACGCGATGA
- a CDS encoding TetR/AcrR family transcriptional regulator, with protein sequence MVLDRSGVGHGSLYHHFDGKEALALAAIEQMRADVMDKLGLETSEDRGGESDAADNELMDRDAVFDHYFTQTEGRALLHLLTDPGVSDSDALSRQVRAWCDELRSAIHVAVTGENAEGSADDSKLTRVHEVADPHLAAALGRGLLALPRTVDLLHPDDPR encoded by the coding sequence ATGGTGCTCGATCGCTCCGGCGTGGGCCATGGAAGCCTCTACCACCACTTCGACGGCAAGGAAGCCTTGGCACTGGCGGCGATCGAGCAGATGCGCGCCGACGTGATGGACAAGCTCGGGCTTGAGACGAGCGAGGACCGAGGTGGCGAATCCGACGCCGCGGACAACGAGTTGATGGACCGCGACGCGGTCTTCGACCACTACTTCACTCAGACCGAGGGTCGCGCGCTGCTGCACCTGCTCACCGATCCCGGCGTCAGCGACAGTGATGCGCTCTCGCGTCAGGTTCGGGCGTGGTGCGACGAACTGCGATCAGCTATTCATGTGGCCGTCACCGGAGAGAACGCTGAGGGCTCGGCCGACGACTCAAAACTGACCAGAGTCCACGAGGTTGCCGACCCGCACTTGGCTGCCGCGTTGGGGCGCGGATTGCTCGCACTGCCGCGCACGGTGGACCTGTTGCATCCGGACGATCCCAGGTAG
- a CDS encoding histidine phosphatase family protein: protein MREGVTQLILVRHGRTDFNAENRLQGQLDVPLSSEGEAQAARVAPVISWLRPRVIVCSPLQRAHQTAAAIGEACGVEPVDDPRLMEIDVGEWSGLRAEDLLRDDPRYEAGMVSGSDFRRPGGETGTEVMERIAGAIDAIAAEHQGGRLVVVSHGFALRTGMCRLLGGDYTESRLWGGLLNCSWSLMDRFSDEEASRRGLDGRWRLRAYNCTVPEKPGDPAGEGRVGRPPIVGV, encoded by the coding sequence GTGAGAGAAGGCGTCACCCAGCTCATCCTGGTGCGGCACGGCCGCACCGACTTCAACGCCGAGAACCGGCTCCAGGGCCAGCTCGACGTGCCGCTGTCGTCGGAGGGGGAGGCCCAGGCGGCCAGGGTGGCCCCGGTGATCTCCTGGCTCAGGCCGCGGGTGATCGTGTGTTCGCCGCTCCAGCGAGCCCACCAGACGGCGGCGGCGATCGGCGAGGCCTGTGGCGTCGAGCCGGTGGATGATCCGCGTCTCATGGAGATCGACGTCGGCGAGTGGAGCGGGCTGCGCGCCGAGGACCTGCTCCGCGATGATCCGCGCTACGAGGCCGGTATGGTCAGCGGATCGGACTTCCGGAGGCCGGGCGGGGAGACCGGCACCGAGGTGATGGAGCGAATCGCCGGCGCGATCGACGCCATCGCGGCCGAGCACCAGGGTGGGCGCCTGGTGGTGGTCAGTCACGGCTTCGCGCTGCGCACCGGCATGTGCCGGCTGCTGGGTGGCGACTACACCGAGTCGCGGCTGTGGGGAGGACTGTTGAACTGCTCCTGGAGCCTGATGGACCGGTTCAGCGACGAGGAGGCCTCCCGGCGCGGTCTGGACGGGAGGTGGCGTCTTCGGGCCTACAACTGCACCGTTCCCGAGAAGCCCGGCGACCCGGCAGGTGAAGGGCGGGTCGGGAGGCCGCCGATCGTCGGGGTGTGA
- the rsfS gene encoding ribosome silencing factor, translated as MSATDHAIELSRIAAHAAAGKSGTDIVALDVSEKLAITDIFLIISAANERQVGAVVDAVDEALITAGTRRTRREGEQANRWVLLDYLDVVVHVQHAEAREMYSLERLWGDCPRIDLELPQAPQEDAEDEERAE; from the coding sequence TTGAGCGCGACCGATCACGCGATAGAACTCTCCCGCATCGCGGCGCATGCCGCGGCGGGAAAGTCAGGAACCGACATTGTCGCTCTCGACGTGTCCGAGAAACTCGCGATCACCGATATCTTTCTCATCATCTCGGCGGCCAATGAGCGCCAGGTCGGTGCCGTCGTCGACGCCGTCGACGAGGCCCTGATCACCGCCGGCACCAGACGGACGCGGCGCGAGGGGGAGCAGGCGAACCGCTGGGTGCTGCTGGACTACCTCGACGTGGTGGTGCATGTGCAGCACGCGGAGGCGCGAGAGATGTACTCCCTGGAGAGGCTCTGGGGCGACTGCCCGCGGATCGACCTGGAGCTGCCGCAGGCTCCCCAGGAGGACGCCGAGGACGAGGAGCGGGCCGAGTGA
- the nadD gene encoding nicotinate-nucleotide adenylyltransferase, whose amino-acid sequence MTLVHDTQFGHQTVELGLARAHDGRRYRLGVMGGTFDPIHHGHLVAASEVAARFGLDEVVFVPTGVPWQKKDRNVSQAEDRYLMTVIATASNPSFSVSRVDIDRAGDTYTVDTLKDLRRERGNDVDLFFITGADALTQILTWRGAGELFDLAHFIGVSRPGVPLGARDISHLPAGKVTLLEVPAMAISSTDCRRRVHHGMPIWYLVPDGIVQYINKRGLYSEPDYPEDH is encoded by the coding sequence ATGACATTGGTACACGACACGCAGTTTGGACATCAGACAGTGGAACTCGGACTGGCTCGCGCCCACGACGGACGCCGATACCGCCTGGGAGTGATGGGCGGAACCTTCGACCCGATCCACCACGGCCACCTGGTCGCCGCCTCCGAGGTGGCTGCACGGTTCGGCCTCGACGAGGTCGTCTTCGTACCCACCGGGGTGCCCTGGCAGAAGAAGGACAGGAACGTCTCCCAGGCCGAGGACCGGTATCTGATGACCGTCATCGCCACGGCGTCGAACCCGTCGTTCTCGGTCTCCAGGGTCGACATCGACCGGGCGGGCGACACCTACACCGTCGACACTCTCAAGGATCTGCGCCGGGAGCGCGGCAACGACGTCGACCTGTTCTTCATCACCGGCGCCGACGCCCTCACCCAGATCCTCACCTGGCGGGGGGCCGGCGAGTTGTTCGACCTGGCTCACTTCATCGGCGTCTCGCGGCCCGGGGTGCCGCTGGGAGCCAGGGACATCTCTCACCTGCCTGCGGGTAAAGTGACCCTGCTCGAGGTGCCCGCGATGGCGATCTCCTCGACCGACTGCCGGCGGCGCGTCCACCATGGCATGCCCATCTGGTATCTGGTGCCCGACGGCATTGTGCAGTACATCAACAAGCGCGGGCTCTACAGCGAGCCCGATTATCCGGAGGACCATTGA